A single region of the Halopiger xanaduensis SH-6 genome encodes:
- a CDS encoding ABC transporter ATP-binding protein, which yields MARVTLDNVTKRYEDVVAVDDMNLEIEDGEFVTFVGPSGCGKSTTMETIAGLTKPTEGSIHIGDVDVTNLPPKDRGVAMVFQNIALFPHMDVYDNISFGLRLRKYDTEEIDRRVDRAAEIVQLEGMLDRMPDELSGGQQQRVAIARAIVREPAVFLMDEPLANLDAKLRVHMRTELQRLHKQLDTTIIYVTHDQAEAMTMSDRIAVINNGELQQIAPPLTCYNEPANLFVAGFIGSPSMNLVEGELTANGLTTDHFDVALDPAGLEGVSVGETVTMGVRPEDIYRTRTDAAESLASASTPIDATTDVLEPMGDEIFVYLSLDGAGGATMTGDRGASGGDQLLMSVDPDAAIDEDDDVSVVLDRSKIHLFDTATGEALVHGLEELSAGPATSAESPETGNTSSAGSAGGQRE from the coding sequence ATGGCACGCGTAACACTCGATAACGTCACGAAACGCTACGAAGACGTCGTCGCCGTCGACGACATGAACCTCGAGATCGAGGACGGCGAGTTCGTCACCTTCGTCGGCCCCTCTGGCTGCGGCAAGTCAACGACGATGGAGACGATCGCCGGCCTCACGAAACCGACCGAGGGATCGATCCACATCGGCGACGTCGACGTCACGAACCTCCCGCCGAAGGATCGGGGCGTCGCGATGGTCTTCCAGAACATCGCGCTGTTTCCCCACATGGACGTCTACGACAACATCTCGTTCGGCCTTCGGCTGCGCAAGTACGACACGGAGGAGATCGACCGGCGCGTCGACCGCGCCGCCGAGATCGTCCAGCTCGAGGGGATGTTGGATCGGATGCCCGACGAGTTATCGGGCGGGCAGCAACAGCGGGTCGCGATCGCACGGGCGATCGTGCGCGAACCCGCGGTCTTCCTGATGGACGAGCCGCTGGCGAACCTGGACGCGAAGCTCCGGGTGCACATGCGCACGGAGCTCCAGCGGCTCCACAAGCAACTGGATACGACGATCATCTACGTCACTCACGACCAGGCCGAGGCGATGACCATGTCCGACCGGATCGCGGTCATCAACAACGGCGAACTCCAGCAGATCGCCCCGCCGCTGACGTGTTACAACGAGCCGGCCAACCTGTTCGTGGCCGGCTTCATCGGCTCGCCGTCGATGAACCTCGTCGAGGGCGAACTGACCGCGAACGGATTGACGACCGACCACTTCGACGTCGCGCTCGATCCCGCCGGGCTCGAGGGCGTTTCCGTCGGCGAGACGGTGACGATGGGCGTCCGCCCGGAGGACATCTACCGGACCCGAACCGACGCGGCCGAATCGCTCGCGTCGGCCTCAACGCCGATCGACGCGACGACGGACGTCCTCGAGCCGATGGGCGACGAGATCTTCGTCTACCTCTCGCTCGACGGCGCCGGCGGCGCGACGATGACCGGCGACCGGGGCGCGAGCGGGGGCGACCAGTTGCTGATGAGCGTCGATCCGGACGCGGCGATCGACGAGGACGACGACGTCAGTGTCGTCCTCGACCGGTCGAAGATACACCTGTTCGACACTGCGACCGGCGAAGCGCTCGTTCACGGCCTCGAGGAACTGTCTGCGGGGCCCGCAACGAGTGCGGAGAGTCCGGAAACAGGCAACACGAGCAGTGCGGGCAGCGCAGGTGGTCAGCGTGAGTAG
- a CDS encoding carbohydrate ABC transporter permease, which produces MSNVPESGPAREPAQPSTDDEDRGPLERWTRGVIEDSEKRSRLYRALFYVVTIFFLVTTLFPFYWLLVLALTPNGLIQQGDWAVSLPAVGEVPFPTPPIHDLNPTAFVEVFRQVPFHLYVFNSFVLASATTIIVLVLASLAGYVFGRLEFPGRGLMMLAVLAISYFPPAAFLIPLFDAFLGNAVTVPFLGIELFTPPRLVNTPGSMIMPMSALFLPLAIFILTTFYSQIPDGLEDAARVEGTTRLGALFRVIMPLSAPGVATAAVLTFISVYNEYFFSSIMALQNEPDQWSPLVGGILSYQTQYTTDFNLMAAASIVGVLPMLILVVFAQEKIVSGLTDGALKE; this is translated from the coding sequence ATGTCGAACGTACCAGAATCCGGACCCGCTCGCGAGCCCGCACAACCGTCGACCGACGACGAAGACCGCGGACCGCTCGAGCGCTGGACCCGCGGCGTCATCGAGGACTCGGAGAAGCGCAGCCGGCTGTACCGGGCGCTGTTCTACGTCGTGACGATCTTCTTCCTCGTCACGACGCTGTTCCCGTTCTACTGGCTGCTGGTGCTCGCGCTGACGCCGAACGGGTTGATCCAACAGGGCGACTGGGCCGTCTCCCTCCCCGCCGTCGGCGAGGTGCCGTTCCCGACGCCCCCGATCCACGACCTCAACCCCACCGCGTTCGTCGAGGTGTTCCGGCAGGTCCCGTTCCACCTCTACGTGTTCAACAGCTTCGTGCTCGCGTCGGCGACGACGATCATCGTCCTCGTCCTCGCGAGCCTCGCGGGGTACGTCTTCGGGCGCCTCGAGTTCCCCGGTCGCGGGCTGATGATGCTCGCCGTGCTGGCGATCTCGTACTTCCCGCCCGCGGCGTTTCTCATCCCGCTGTTCGACGCCTTCCTCGGGAACGCGGTGACGGTCCCGTTCCTGGGGATCGAGCTGTTCACGCCGCCGCGGCTGGTCAACACGCCGGGATCGATGATCATGCCCATGAGCGCGCTGTTCCTGCCGCTGGCGATCTTCATCCTCACCACGTTCTACTCGCAGATCCCGGACGGGCTCGAGGATGCGGCGCGCGTCGAAGGAACCACGCGGCTGGGCGCGCTGTTCCGCGTGATCATGCCGCTGTCGGCGCCCGGCGTCGCGACCGCCGCCGTGTTGACCTTCATCTCGGTCTACAACGAGTACTTCTTCAGCTCGATCATGGCGCTGCAGAACGAGCCCGACCAGTGGTCGCCGCTGGTCGGGGGCATCCTGAGTTACCAGACCCAGTACACGACGGACTTCAACCTGATGGCGGCCGCCAGCATCGTCGGCGTGTTGCCCATGCTGATCCTCGTCGTGTTCGCACAGGAGAAAATCGTCAGCGGACTCACCGACGGAGCACTCAAGGAGTGA
- a CDS encoding carbohydrate ABC transporter permease, with amino-acid sequence MSTEDKTPGPVRESRRSGPAVAITRWIENLGETVFAYLLLSPIIVLLSVIALYPLLRTFELSMYQNVLTDAEFVGFGNYVELLTGEANSRFPGSTTFLPGVSVDGTFPFVHVEGLLRSALAVTIVFTVVSVFFETLIGFGQALVLDQDFRGRRWVRTAIIIPWAIPIVIQGMMFFLMFHPTAGFLTDPLADWGIVQANNTLNDPASSLLIISVADIWKTSAFMALLILAGLQSIDRSLYDVAKVAGASRWQQFKLITFPLVLPTLGIAVLFRTIAAMRIYGLIDSVSNCSTVPSLSCMVVSTFNTNRGLASAVAFVTAGVIGIAVMGVIYQQYKEGF; translated from the coding sequence ATGAGCACCGAAGACAAGACGCCCGGTCCCGTCCGGGAGTCGAGGCGTTCGGGGCCGGCCGTCGCGATCACGCGCTGGATCGAGAATCTCGGCGAGACGGTGTTCGCCTACCTGCTGCTGTCGCCGATCATCGTGCTGTTGAGCGTGATCGCGCTGTATCCGCTCCTGCGGACGTTCGAGCTGTCGATGTACCAGAACGTGTTGACGGACGCGGAGTTCGTCGGCTTCGGGAACTACGTGGAACTGCTTACCGGCGAAGCCAACTCGCGGTTCCCCGGCTCGACGACGTTCCTGCCCGGCGTTAGCGTCGACGGAACGTTCCCGTTCGTCCACGTCGAGGGGCTGCTCCGGAGCGCGCTCGCGGTGACGATCGTCTTCACCGTCGTGAGCGTCTTCTTCGAGACGCTGATCGGGTTCGGTCAGGCGCTGGTCCTCGATCAGGACTTCCGCGGCCGGCGGTGGGTTCGCACCGCGATCATCATCCCGTGGGCGATCCCGATCGTCATCCAGGGGATGATGTTCTTCCTGATGTTCCATCCCACGGCCGGGTTCCTGACGGACCCGCTCGCGGACTGGGGGATCGTTCAGGCGAACAACACGCTGAACGATCCGGCCAGTTCCCTGCTGATCATCTCGGTCGCGGACATCTGGAAGACGTCGGCGTTCATGGCGCTGCTCATCCTGGCCGGCCTCCAGAGCATCGACCGGAGCCTCTACGACGTCGCGAAGGTCGCCGGGGCGAGCAGGTGGCAGCAGTTCAAGCTGATCACGTTCCCGCTCGTCCTGCCGACGCTCGGCATCGCCGTCCTGTTTCGAACCATCGCCGCGATGCGGATCTACGGCCTCATCGATTCGGTCTCGAACTGCTCGACCGTCCCGTCGCTGTCGTGCATGGTCGTCTCGACGTTCAACACCAATCGCGGCCTCGCGTCCGCGGTCGCGTTCGTGACGGCCGGCGTCATCGGTATCGCCGTGATGGGCGTGATATACCAGCAGTACAAGGAGGGATTCTGA
- a CDS encoding substrate-binding domain-containing protein, with protein MSERHSQGDRTDASVSRRTFVKAAGAGGASVSLAGCIYGSESSSDGAVVWGFDPNAAESVGDEIVELVQESGADGVDIELQPGDEETGARRESYTNLLEAGETQPDLFLMDNGWVNVFIQRGHVANLSEELDESELSTVEDEYFERFTATARDPENDDLYGVPMFPDYPTMQYRKDYAREAGYGESDFEEWATEPMTWSEWAEVTQEIVEASDAEYGLATQWDQYEGTACCTWNEVMSSFGGAYFGGFDNLFGPVGDRPVTIDEPEFVEGLRMMRTFVADEADDHTLEDEYPLGLATSDITSWTEEDARTAILNGDAAMQRNWPYAINLNVADADDPLPVEDYGAMPIPYGVPEEEAAQPGTGGTTAALGGWHVVLNPNSERKEEALEVIRATMTDEFNLGMFDLWGWIPPKPALFDADEVQEAEPMGNYMDTLRVAGENAMPRPVTQVWTNESSLIAEEVNLAVAGDKAPDQAAADLQDGIEEIEEQD; from the coding sequence ATGAGTGAAAGACACTCACAGGGAGATCGAACCGATGCGAGCGTGTCGCGGCGGACGTTCGTGAAGGCGGCCGGGGCCGGCGGCGCCAGCGTCAGCCTGGCCGGGTGTATCTACGGTAGCGAGAGTTCGAGCGACGGGGCCGTCGTCTGGGGCTTCGACCCGAACGCCGCGGAGTCGGTCGGCGACGAAATCGTCGAACTCGTGCAGGAGAGCGGCGCCGACGGCGTCGACATCGAACTCCAGCCCGGCGACGAGGAGACGGGCGCCCGCCGGGAGTCGTACACGAACCTGCTCGAGGCCGGCGAGACCCAACCGGACCTGTTCCTGATGGACAACGGGTGGGTGAACGTCTTCATCCAGCGGGGCCACGTCGCGAACCTGAGCGAGGAACTCGACGAGAGCGAACTCTCGACGGTCGAGGACGAGTACTTCGAGCGGTTCACCGCGACGGCCCGCGATCCGGAGAACGATGATCTGTACGGCGTCCCGATGTTCCCGGACTACCCGACGATGCAGTACCGGAAGGACTACGCGCGAGAGGCCGGCTACGGCGAGAGCGACTTCGAGGAGTGGGCGACCGAACCGATGACCTGGTCGGAGTGGGCCGAGGTCACCCAGGAGATCGTCGAGGCTTCCGACGCCGAGTACGGCCTCGCGACGCAGTGGGACCAGTACGAGGGGACGGCCTGCTGTACGTGGAACGAGGTCATGTCCTCGTTCGGCGGCGCGTACTTCGGCGGCTTCGACAACCTGTTCGGCCCCGTCGGCGATCGACCGGTAACGATCGACGAACCGGAGTTCGTCGAGGGCCTGCGGATGATGCGGACCTTCGTCGCCGACGAGGCGGACGACCACACCCTCGAGGACGAGTATCCGCTGGGGCTCGCCACGTCGGATATCACCTCGTGGACGGAGGAAGACGCCCGCACGGCCATCCTCAACGGCGACGCGGCGATGCAGCGCAACTGGCCCTACGCCATCAACCTGAACGTCGCCGACGCCGACGACCCGCTTCCGGTCGAGGACTACGGCGCGATGCCGATCCCCTACGGCGTCCCCGAGGAGGAAGCCGCTCAGCCCGGTACCGGCGGCACGACCGCGGCTCTCGGCGGCTGGCACGTCGTGCTCAACCCCAACTCCGAACGCAAGGAAGAAGCCCTCGAGGTCATCCGCGCGACGATGACCGACGAGTTCAACCTCGGCATGTTCGACCTCTGGGGCTGGATCCCGCCGAAGCCGGCGCTGTTCGACGCCGACGAGGTTCAGGAGGCCGAGCCGATGGGCAACTACATGGACACCCTCCGCGTCGCCGGCGAGAACGCGATGCCGCGTCCGGTGACGCAAGTGTGGACGAACGAGTCGAGTCTCATCGCCGAGGAGGTCAACCTCGCGGTCGCCGGGGACAAGGCGCCCGATCAGGCGGCGGCCGACCTCCAGGACGGGATCGAAGAAATCGAAGAACAGGACTGA
- a CDS encoding TrmB family transcriptional regulator, protein MDGGELTATLEEAGLSPYQADAFVTLLELGSASATDVAQASSVPDPRIYDVLRGLEEKGYVETYEQDSLHARANDPADVLADLRARADRLQTAAEEIEDRWSRPDLEEHRVSIVKRLDTVLARADELIRAADNQVQVGLTPAQFDELADALETARENGVNVKVSLFPELDSEPELPSTDALARTCAEARYRTLPAPFVALIDRSWTCFAPHGDSTNQYGVIVNDRTLAYVVHWYFLSCLWEVHETIYTDRREEPPITYVDLRRCLRDVEPLLADGVTIRTTVRGYDTDTGREVTRTGTITDVSYIDDLDDSKANATTESITLLQLSGKASLTIETDDGEVTVGGWGAMLEDIEAIEIVITALE, encoded by the coding sequence ATGGACGGCGGCGAACTGACGGCCACGCTCGAGGAGGCGGGGCTGTCGCCCTACCAGGCGGACGCCTTCGTAACGCTGCTCGAACTCGGTTCGGCGTCGGCGACCGACGTCGCGCAGGCCAGTTCGGTGCCGGATCCGCGGATCTACGACGTGCTGCGGGGCCTCGAGGAGAAGGGCTACGTCGAGACCTACGAGCAGGACAGCCTCCACGCTCGAGCGAACGATCCGGCGGACGTCCTCGCGGACCTCCGGGCCCGCGCCGACCGCCTCCAGACCGCGGCCGAAGAGATCGAGGACCGGTGGAGCCGCCCCGACCTCGAGGAGCACAGGGTGAGCATCGTCAAGCGCCTCGATACGGTGCTGGCGCGGGCCGACGAACTGATCCGCGCGGCCGACAATCAGGTGCAGGTCGGGCTGACGCCCGCACAGTTCGACGAGCTCGCGGACGCGCTCGAGACCGCGCGGGAGAACGGCGTCAACGTCAAGGTAAGTCTGTTTCCGGAGCTGGATTCCGAGCCGGAGCTACCGTCGACCGACGCGCTCGCTCGGACGTGCGCGGAGGCGCGGTACCGCACGCTCCCCGCGCCGTTCGTGGCGCTGATCGATCGATCGTGGACCTGTTTCGCCCCGCACGGCGACTCGACGAACCAGTACGGCGTCATCGTCAACGACCGCACCCTCGCGTACGTCGTCCACTGGTACTTCCTCTCCTGTCTCTGGGAGGTTCACGAGACGATCTACACCGACCGGCGCGAGGAGCCGCCGATCACGTACGTCGACCTCAGGCGGTGTCTCCGCGACGTCGAACCGCTCCTCGCTGACGGCGTCACGATCCGAACGACCGTTCGGGGCTACGACACGGACACCGGACGGGAAGTAACGCGAACGGGGACGATCACGGACGTCTCGTACATCGACGACCTGGACGACTCGAAAGCGAACGCAACGACGGAGTCGATCACGCTGTTACAGCTGTCGGGGAAGGCCTCGCTGACGATCGAGACGGACGACGGCGAGGTGACGGTCGGCGGTTGGGGCGCGATGCTCGAGGACATCGAGGCGATCGAGATTGTGATCACGGCCCTCGAGTGA
- a CDS encoding carbohydrate kinase family protein encodes MTHDVLVAGETLIDFLPERPGPISSVEGFDRRAGGAPANVAVALARLERPPLFWTRVGDDPFGRYLESVLTEYGLPDRFVERDPDAKTTLAFVTHDETGDRSFSFYRDGTADTRLEPGRADDVTLADREWVHAGGVTLASGRAREATLDLLERAADAGCTTSFDPNYRPELWPDADAFRTVARDALEHVDVLKATGEELETLGFGGDGDESDLKDRARAALSAGPDAVFATRGGEGAIAVAAKDSPWAGTGTGEGAAEHPGYDADVVDTTGAGDAFVAGTVVGLHEGRDLEETLAFANAVGAAATTAAGAMAALPDRDDVRAVQK; translated from the coding sequence ATGACTCACGACGTGCTCGTCGCCGGCGAGACCCTGATCGACTTCCTGCCCGAGCGGCCCGGCCCGATCTCGAGCGTCGAGGGGTTCGACCGCCGGGCCGGCGGCGCCCCGGCCAACGTCGCCGTTGCGCTCGCCCGCCTCGAGCGGCCGCCGCTGTTCTGGACCCGCGTCGGCGACGACCCGTTCGGCCGCTACCTCGAGTCGGTCCTGACCGAGTACGGGCTTCCGGACCGGTTCGTCGAGCGCGACCCCGACGCGAAGACGACGCTGGCGTTTGTCACCCACGACGAGACCGGCGACCGCAGCTTCTCCTTCTACCGCGACGGCACCGCCGACACCCGCCTCGAGCCCGGCCGGGCCGACGACGTGACCCTCGCCGACCGCGAGTGGGTCCACGCCGGCGGCGTAACCCTCGCGAGCGGTCGGGCCCGCGAGGCGACGCTAGACCTGCTCGAGCGGGCCGCCGACGCGGGCTGTACCACCTCGTTCGATCCGAACTACCGGCCCGAGCTGTGGCCCGACGCGGACGCGTTCCGGACGGTCGCCCGGGACGCCCTCGAGCACGTCGACGTGCTGAAGGCGACCGGCGAGGAACTCGAGACGCTGGGATTCGGGGGCGACGGTGACGAGAGCGACCTGAAGGACCGCGCTCGAGCGGCGCTTTCTGCCGGGCCGGACGCGGTCTTCGCGACCCGCGGCGGCGAGGGGGCGATCGCCGTCGCGGCGAAAGACTCGCCGTGGGCGGGAACGGGCACGGGCGAGGGTGCGGCCGAACACCCGGGGTACGACGCCGACGTGGTCGACACCACGGGCGCCGGCGACGCCTTCGTCGCGGGGACGGTCGTCGGACTGCACGAGGGACGGGACCTCGAGGAGACGCTCGCGTTCGCCAACGCGGTCGGCGCGGCGGCGACGACGGCCGCGGGGGCGATGGCGGCGCTGCCGGACCGCGACGACGTCCGGGCGGTGCAGAAGTGA
- a CDS encoding TIGR00366 family protein yields the protein MAGEPASSSSGSNPNSSTTADGTPGDARSARYRDAFVPALGRYFPEALTNAVVLAGLALLVTVPFLEPMTQLELLGTGFFDLFSVQMLLILYWVLGATLVESPRVGAALDRLAAPLPTSQAGVVYATGVLSLLLGWLNWALGLIGGVYLGQRLCRRARENGTAVHYPAVLTASLLALVLTNQGLSSPGGLMLADESGLANFMVDDVGSIAMSEFLLHPVNLLSSVLFVLTLPALLVVLAPSADADAITTLSERNDRLGASGSIAAAFDHYSTAVPPEDWEVGDRLENSTLITALAVVVGVVSFGWHFATGGRLTLPWLAFTLLILGLAVQGPPMAFRRKTEDATRWALLVAVPFLLYAGVWALLDEAGLYGTIGDAIAGTGFPAAASYVVAFALGLLVPDPGSLWVLQGPAVAAADADLVASLVATMYGAGLSNLWLGFLFASLLSLYGFDWREFVRYAGAVTVYVTVVVVGLLLVF from the coding sequence ATGGCAGGAGAACCAGCTTCCTCGAGTTCGGGTTCGAACCCGAACTCGAGTACGACTGCCGATGGAACCCCGGGCGACGCGCGCTCGGCCCGCTACCGCGACGCGTTCGTCCCGGCGCTCGGCCGGTACTTCCCCGAGGCGCTGACCAACGCCGTCGTCCTCGCCGGCCTGGCGCTGCTCGTGACCGTGCCCTTCCTCGAGCCGATGACCCAGCTCGAGTTGTTGGGAACCGGCTTCTTCGACCTGTTCAGCGTCCAGATGCTGCTGATTCTCTACTGGGTGCTGGGCGCCACCCTCGTCGAGTCCCCGCGGGTCGGCGCCGCCCTCGATCGGCTCGCCGCGCCGCTGCCGACGAGCCAGGCGGGGGTCGTCTACGCGACCGGCGTCCTCTCCCTGCTGCTGGGCTGGCTCAACTGGGCGCTGGGCCTGATCGGCGGGGTGTACCTCGGCCAGCGGCTCTGTCGCCGCGCCCGCGAGAACGGAACCGCCGTCCACTATCCGGCCGTGCTCACGGCGAGCCTGCTCGCGCTCGTGCTCACGAACCAGGGGCTCTCGAGCCCCGGCGGTCTCATGCTGGCCGACGAGAGCGGGCTGGCGAATTTCATGGTCGACGATGTCGGCTCGATCGCGATGTCCGAGTTCCTGCTGCATCCGGTCAACCTCCTCTCGAGCGTCCTGTTCGTGCTCACGCTTCCCGCGCTCCTCGTCGTGCTGGCGCCGAGCGCGGACGCCGATGCGATCACGACCCTGAGCGAGCGAAACGACCGCCTCGGCGCGTCGGGTTCGATCGCGGCGGCGTTCGACCACTACTCGACCGCGGTTCCACCCGAGGACTGGGAGGTCGGCGATCGACTCGAGAACTCGACGCTCATCACCGCACTCGCGGTCGTCGTCGGCGTCGTCTCATTCGGGTGGCACTTCGCGACGGGCGGGCGCCTGACGCTCCCGTGGCTGGCGTTTACGTTGCTGATCCTCGGGCTCGCGGTGCAGGGGCCGCCGATGGCGTTCAGACGGAAGACCGAGGACGCGACGCGGTGGGCGCTCCTCGTGGCGGTTCCGTTCCTGCTCTACGCCGGCGTGTGGGCGCTGCTCGACGAGGCGGGACTGTACGGGACGATCGGCGACGCGATCGCGGGCACCGGATTCCCCGCCGCGGCGTCCTACGTCGTCGCGTTCGCGCTCGGGCTGCTGGTTCCGGACCCGGGCTCGCTGTGGGTGCTCCAGGGACCGGCGGTCGCCGCCGCGGACGCCGACCTCGTCGCGTCGCTGGTCGCGACGATGTACGGCGCGGGCCTGTCGAACCTCTGGCTCGGGTTCCTGTTCGCGAGCCTCCTCTCGCTGTACGGGTTCGACTGGCGGGAGTTCGTGCGCTACGCCGGCGCCGTCACCGTCTACGTGACGGTCGTCGTAGTCGGGCTCCTGCTCGTCTTCTGA
- a CDS encoding short-chain fatty acid transporter, protein MSAETEDHGTIRSFFTALGDVSSRLVQRYLPDAFIFALLLTFLTMVIAVLVTPEGPADVAIHWGEGFWEVIGFSMQASLALLTGWALADSPPVKRVLRRIAAVPDGQLQAIFVVALCGQLLGLFHWGVVLIAGAILAREVGIEMDEKGIDVHYPLLVAAAYAGLLPWHQGLSGASLLLSATEGHFAEESMGVIPVSETIFHPFNLAIVAGVVLVTVVVMPLMAPRRENATTVPKEQLRGAEVSDLAADGGETANAAAAAQLPHRTRESAPKEALLDSRVVCLGMGLLIWIYLGYLFATEPFMDVFDINVFITVMFGLGFLAHGTLRSYIDVFYEAIKGASQIIIQFQFYGGIMGIMVFSGLVELIAETAAAYATDTTWYLFVFVSGGIVNFFVPSGGGQWVVMGEIYASATQQISGTQMNHMLIAFAMGDQWTNMIQPFWALPVLGIAGLSIRDMMGYVVVLFLFSGLVLGAGALAIGVFG, encoded by the coding sequence ATGAGTGCCGAGACGGAGGACCACGGCACGATCCGGAGCTTCTTTACGGCGCTCGGGGACGTCTCGAGCCGGCTCGTCCAGCGGTACCTTCCGGACGCGTTCATCTTCGCGCTCCTGCTGACCTTCCTGACGATGGTCATCGCGGTGCTGGTCACGCCGGAGGGGCCGGCCGACGTCGCGATCCACTGGGGCGAGGGCTTCTGGGAAGTCATCGGGTTCTCGATGCAGGCGTCGCTCGCCTTGCTGACCGGCTGGGCGCTCGCGGACTCGCCGCCGGTCAAACGCGTCCTTCGGCGGATCGCCGCAGTTCCGGACGGCCAGCTACAGGCGATCTTCGTCGTCGCGCTCTGCGGCCAGTTGCTCGGACTCTTCCACTGGGGCGTCGTCCTGATCGCCGGGGCGATCCTCGCTCGAGAGGTCGGGATCGAGATGGACGAGAAGGGGATCGACGTCCACTACCCGCTGCTGGTCGCGGCGGCGTACGCGGGGCTGTTGCCCTGGCACCAGGGACTGTCCGGCGCCTCGCTGTTGCTCTCGGCGACGGAGGGCCACTTCGCCGAGGAGAGCATGGGCGTCATCCCGGTCTCGGAGACGATTTTCCACCCGTTCAACCTCGCGATCGTCGCCGGCGTCGTGCTCGTGACCGTCGTCGTCATGCCGCTGATGGCGCCCAGACGGGAGAACGCGACGACGGTGCCAAAGGAGCAACTTCGCGGAGCCGAGGTCAGCGATCTGGCGGCCGACGGCGGCGAAACTGCGAACGCTGCTGCGGCGGCGCAGCTCCCCCACCGTACTCGCGAATCCGCGCCGAAGGAGGCGCTGCTCGACAGCCGGGTCGTCTGTCTCGGGATGGGCCTGCTCATCTGGATCTATCTGGGCTACCTGTTCGCGACGGAGCCGTTCATGGACGTGTTCGACATCAACGTCTTCATCACGGTGATGTTCGGGCTCGGCTTCCTCGCGCACGGCACGCTGCGCAGCTACATCGACGTCTTCTACGAGGCGATCAAGGGCGCCAGCCAGATCATCATCCAGTTCCAGTTCTACGGCGGGATCATGGGTATCATGGTCTTCTCCGGGCTGGTCGAACTGATCGCCGAGACGGCGGCCGCGTACGCGACCGATACGACGTGGTACCTGTTCGTGTTCGTCTCCGGCGGCATCGTCAACTTCTTCGTTCCCTCCGGCGGCGGCCAGTGGGTCGTCATGGGCGAAATCTACGCCTCGGCGACCCAGCAAATCTCGGGGACCCAGATGAACCACATGCTCATCGCGTTCGCGATGGGTGACCAGTGGACCAACATGATCCAGCCGTTCTGGGCGCTGCCCGTGCTGGGGATCGCCGGGCTCTCGATCCGCGACATGATGGGCTACGTCGTCGTCCTGTTCCTCTTCAGCGGCCTCGTGCTCGGTGCCGGCGCGCTCGCGATCGGGGTGTTCGGGTGA